From Candidatus Palibaumannia cicadellinicola, the proteins below share one genomic window:
- the folE gene encoding GTP cyclohydrolase I FolE codes for MVMLTKEASMVRKALQEHGLEPLLRGNNILDIEVRKRNIAEHFKKIMMLLNLDLMDDSLAKTPYRIANMYIHEIFSGLDYANFPKITVISNKMKADEMVTVREINLTSTCEHHFLIIDGKATVSYIPNNFVIGLSKINRIVWFFAQRPQVQERLTQQILLALQTILGTNNVAVSIYAVHYCVKARGICDTTSIATTTSLGGLFKSSNNTRNEFFSIIKNNN; via the coding sequence ATGGTAATGCTTACAAAAGAAGCGTCGATGGTACGTAAAGCTCTACAGGAACATGGACTAGAACCGTTACTGCGTGGAAATAATATATTAGACATTGAAGTACGTAAAAGAAATATTGCTGAACATTTTAAAAAAATAATGATGTTGCTTAATCTGGATCTAATGGATGATAGTTTAGCAAAAACACCATATCGTATTGCAAATATGTATATTCATGAAATATTTTCTGGCTTAGATTATGCTAATTTTCCAAAAATTACTGTTATCTCTAATAAAATGAAAGCAGATGAAATGGTAACAGTACGCGAAATTAACTTAACTAGTACCTGTGAGCATCACTTTTTGATAATTGATGGTAAAGCTACAGTGTCCTATATTCCTAATAATTTCGTTATAGGACTATCAAAAATTAACCGTATAGTATGGTTCTTCGCCCAACGTCCACAAGTTCAAGAACGACTAACACAACAAATTTTATTAGCACTACAAACTATATTAGGAACAAATAACGTTGCAGTATCTATTTATGCTGTTCATTATTGCGTAAAAGCACGCGGGATTTGTGATACAACAAGTATTGCTACTACTACTTCATTAGGAGGTTTATTTAAATCTAGCAATAATACACGTAATGAGTTTTTTAGTATTATTAAAAATAATAATTAA
- the dcd gene encoding dCTP deaminase — MRLCDSDIELLLDEGRLKISPRPPRERINGATVDVLLGNKFRIFSGHTAAFVDLSGPKNKITTAINKIMSDEIRLTEKEAFFLHPGELALAVTMEYITMPANLIGWLDGRSSLARLGLMVHVTAHRIDPGWQGNLVLEFYNSGKLPLVLRPGMLIAALSFEFLSRTAARPYNLRNSAKYCNQHGAIASRIDQEIKIINFIIY; from the coding sequence ATGAGACTATGTGATAGTGATATTGAATTATTATTAGATGAAGGAAGACTAAAAATTAGTCCACGTCCACCAAGGGAAAGAATTAACGGAGCTACTGTAGATGTCCTATTAGGAAATAAATTTAGAATTTTTAGCGGTCATACTGCTGCATTTGTTGACTTGAGCGGACCAAAAAATAAAATAACTACAGCTATTAATAAAATTATGAGTGATGAAATTAGGCTAACAGAAAAAGAGGCATTTTTTCTTCATCCTGGTGAGTTGGCGCTTGCCGTTACCATGGAGTATATAACTATGCCTGCTAACTTAATTGGTTGGCTAGATGGTCGTTCATCTTTAGCTAGACTTGGACTAATGGTGCATGTTACAGCACACAGAATAGATCCAGGCTGGCAGGGAAATCTTGTGCTAGAATTCTATAATTCTGGTAAATTACCTTTAGTATTACGCCCAGGTATGCTAATAGCAGCACTAAGTTTCGAGTTTCTGAGTAGAACAGCAGCACGACCATATAACCTACGCAATAGTGCTAAATATTGTAACCAGCATGGAGCTATTGCAAGTAGGATAGATCAGGAAATAAAAATTATTAATTTTATTATTTATTAG
- the nfo gene encoding deoxyribonuclease IV, whose product MGKFIGAHVSATDGLYKAVIRANALQATALSFFIKNNLQWNTAPLTIKAIDCFRAACAEYHYNKDQILPHNSYLINLSHPVKYQLEKSRAAFIEEIRRCDQLGINLLNFHPGSHLQQMNEETSLNIIADSINIALDKTVNVTLVVENTAGQGSNMGFRFEQLAEIIRQVNDKNRIGICIDTCHAFAAGYDLRTETTCNVTFNQFDDIIGFKYLRGMHLNDAKVDYGSKIDRHQSLGKGNIGKTVFMWIMANKNFDNIPMILETINPNIWSKEIAWLKTNLVSDTNTN is encoded by the coding sequence ATGGGAAAGTTTATTGGTGCACATGTTAGTGCAACTGATGGGTTATATAAAGCTGTAATCCGCGCCAATGCATTACAGGCCACGGCTTTATCTTTTTTTATTAAAAATAATCTTCAGTGGAACACTGCGCCTTTAACAATAAAAGCTATAGACTGTTTCCGTGCTGCTTGTGCTGAGTATCATTATAATAAGGATCAAATTTTACCACATAATAGCTACCTCATCAATCTTAGTCATCCAGTTAAATATCAGCTGGAAAAATCTCGTGCTGCTTTTATTGAAGAAATCCGTCGTTGTGATCAATTAGGTATTAATCTACTTAACTTTCATCCAGGTAGCCATTTACAGCAGATGAATGAAGAAACTAGCTTAAATATTATAGCAGATTCTATAAATATTGCATTAGATAAAACAGTAAACGTAACTTTAGTAGTTGAAAATACTGCTGGCCAGGGTAGTAATATGGGCTTTCGCTTTGAACAGCTCGCAGAAATAATTAGGCAAGTAAATGATAAAAATAGGATCGGGATCTGTATTGATACTTGTCATGCCTTTGCTGCAGGGTATGATTTACGTACAGAAACAACATGTAATGTCACCTTCAATCAGTTTGATGATATCATTGGCTTTAAATACCTACGTGGTATGCATTTAAACGATGCTAAAGTTGATTATGGTAGTAAAATTGATCGCCACCAAAGCTTAGGTAAAGGCAATATAGGCAAAACAGTATTTATGTGGATAATGGCTAATAAAAATTTTGATAACATTCCTATGATTTTAGAAACGATCAATCCTAATATTTGGTCAAAGGAAATTGCTTGGTTAAAAACCAATTTAGTTTCCGATACTAATACTAATTAA
- a CDS encoding amino acid permease yields MVDKTHCLRRTLKTRHITMIALGGSIGTGLFVASGVSISQAGPGGALVSYMLIGLMVYFLMTSLGELAAYMPVSGSFATYGSLYVEKGFGFALGWNYWYNWAITIAVDLVTAQIVMGYWFPVTPGWIWSILFLCIIFILNFISVKGFGEAEYCFSLIKVTTVIVFIIVGILMILGIIKGGAQDCWHNWQINDAPFAGGIATIIEVAMIVGFSYQGTELIGIAAGESENPGTNIPLAMRQVFWRIMLFYVLSILIISILIPYTSLAILDNEVNNITVSPFTLVFRNAGQLSAAAIMNSVILTTILSSGNSGMYASTRMLYNLAIEGKAPKIFAKLSKNGIPLNALYITTLVAGLCFISSIYSNKTVYLWLIHTSGTTGFIAWLGIAVSHYRFRIGLKKQGLSLDKLPYRAGLFPFGPVFAFILCILITFGQHYKIFIADSIDWKNVVTNYIGIPLFFLIWLSYRWYHGSSIVRYEDMIFPHV; encoded by the coding sequence ATGGTTGATAAAACTCACTGTCTACGTCGTACACTAAAAACCCGTCATATTACTATGATAGCTCTTGGTGGTTCTATCGGTACTGGATTATTTGTTGCATCAGGGGTCTCTATATCACAAGCTGGTCCTGGCGGTGCGTTAGTATCATATATGCTTATTGGTCTTATGGTTTATTTTTTAATGACTAGTTTAGGTGAACTAGCAGCTTATATGCCTGTATCTGGTTCTTTTGCAACTTATGGCTCTCTCTATGTAGAAAAAGGATTTGGTTTTGCACTTGGCTGGAATTACTGGTACAACTGGGCTATAACTATAGCTGTAGATCTAGTAACTGCACAAATAGTTATGGGTTACTGGTTTCCAGTAACCCCTGGTTGGATCTGGAGTATTTTGTTTTTATGCATAATTTTTATACTTAATTTCATTTCAGTAAAAGGTTTTGGTGAAGCTGAATATTGTTTTTCTTTAATTAAAGTAACTACAGTTATTGTTTTTATCATTGTAGGCATACTGATGATATTAGGGATTATAAAAGGAGGAGCGCAAGATTGTTGGCATAACTGGCAGATAAATGATGCACCATTCGCTGGTGGTATTGCTACTATAATAGAAGTAGCAATGATAGTTGGTTTCTCGTATCAAGGCACAGAATTAATTGGTATTGCTGCTGGAGAGTCGGAAAATCCTGGTACTAATATTCCACTTGCTATGCGGCAAGTATTTTGGCGCATTATGCTATTTTACGTACTATCTATATTAATAATTAGTATTCTTATTCCCTATACTAGTTTAGCTATATTAGACAATGAAGTGAACAATATAACTGTTAGCCCATTTACCTTGGTATTCCGTAATGCTGGGCAGCTGTCTGCTGCCGCTATCATGAATAGTGTAATTCTTACTACTATTTTATCATCTGGTAATTCTGGGATGTATGCATCAACTCGTATGCTCTATAATCTAGCAATAGAAGGTAAAGCTCCTAAAATTTTCGCAAAATTATCTAAAAATGGTATACCACTTAACGCGCTATATATTACTACCTTAGTTGCTGGATTATGTTTTATCTCATCGATATATAGTAATAAAACAGTGTATTTATGGCTTATTCATACCTCTGGTACTACTGGTTTTATTGCTTGGTTAGGTATTGCGGTTAGCCATTATCGTTTTCGCATAGGTTTAAAAAAACAGGGACTTAGTTTGGATAAGTTACCATATCGTGCTGGATTATTTCCATTTGGCCCGGTATTTGCTTTCATATTATGCATATTAATTACCTTTGGCCAACATTATAAAATATTTATAGCGGATAGCATTGATTGGAAAAATGTTGTTACTAACTATATTGGTATTCCATTATTTTTTTTAATTTGGTTAAGTTATAGATGGTATCACGGTAGTAGCATTGTACGCTATGAAGATATGATTTTTCCCCATGTTTGA
- the mepS gene encoding bifunctional murein DD-endopeptidase/murein LD-carboxypeptidase, with translation MIFIKYQYICILLKQLIIFFNIAAICSNYHQYRPTIDTITHSNNLFMQLYKQKNSNCEEVVRNFTIQAKIMNQYYNWKGVRYKLGGIYKSGIDCSAFVQRTFIEQFNIHIPRSTKDQKKIGIKVQRTKLLPGDLVLFSISATANHVGIYLGNDLFVHVSTSRGVIISNINNLYWKAYYYEGRRILTVK, from the coding sequence ATGATATTTATTAAATATCAGTATATTTGTATTTTACTTAAACAGTTAATTATTTTTTTCAATATAGCAGCTATCTGTAGTAATTATCATCAGTATAGACCTACTATTGATACTATCACTCATTCAAATAATTTATTTATGCAACTATATAAACAGAAAAATTCAAACTGTGAAGAAGTAGTTCGTAACTTTACAATTCAAGCTAAAATTATGAATCAATATTATAATTGGAAAGGAGTACGTTACAAGTTAGGCGGAATCTATAAAAGTGGTATAGATTGCTCTGCTTTTGTACAAAGAACTTTTATTGAACAGTTCAATATACACATTCCAAGATCAACTAAAGATCAAAAAAAAATAGGAATTAAAGTTCAGCGTACTAAGCTATTACCAGGTGATTTAGTGCTATTTAGTATTAGTGCTACCGCTAATCACGTAGGAATTTACTTAGGGAACGATCTATTTGTTCATGTCTCTACTAGCAGGGGTGTTATAATATCTAATATTAATAATTTGTACTGGAAAGCTTATTATTATGAAGGACGGAGGATACTTACAGTTAAATAA